One genomic region from Salvia hispanica cultivar TCC Black 2014 chromosome 2, UniMelb_Shisp_WGS_1.0, whole genome shotgun sequence encodes:
- the LOC125207151 gene encoding glutamate dehydrogenase B — protein MNALAATNRNFKLAARLLGLDSKLEQSLLIPFREIKVECTIPKDDGSLASFVGFRVQHDNARGPMKGGIRYHPEVEPDEVNALAQLMTWKTAVANIPYGGAKGGIGCNPSDLSISELERLTRVFTQKIHDLIGVHTDVPAPDMGTGPQTMAWILDEYSKFHGYSPAVVTGKPIDLGGSLGRDAATGRGVLFATEALLNDHGQSIAGQKVVVQGFGNVGSWAAQLISQRGGIVVAVSDITGAIKNSKGLDVASLVKHVAEHRGVKGFSGGDEIHPDSILTEDCDILIPAALGGVINKENAREIKAKFIIEAANHPTDPEADEILAKKGVIVLPDIYSNSGGVTVSYFEWVQNIQGFMWDEEKVNAELKTYMNRGFKDVKEMCKTHSCDLRMGAFSLGVNRVARATLLRGWEA, from the exons ATGAATGCATTAGCAGCAACCAACAGAAACTTCAAGCTAGCGGCTCGGCTGCTTGGGCTCGACTCGAAGCTGGAACAGAGTCTACTCATCCCTTTCAGAGAAATCAAG GTGGAATGCACGATCCCAAAAGACGACGGAAGTTTAGCCTCATTCGTTGGCTTCCGGGTGCAGCACGACAACGCCCGGGGCCCAATGAAAGGCGGCATCCGCTACCATCCCGAGGTGGAGCCGGATGAGGTCAACGCCCTCGCCCAGCTCATGACGTGGAAGACCGCCGTGGCCAACATCCCCTACGGCGGCGCCAAGGGCGGCATCGGCTGCAACCCCTCCGACCTCTCCATCTCCGAGCTCGAGCGCCTCACCCGCGTCTTCACTCAGAAGATCCACGACCTGATCGGCGTCCACACCGACGTCCCCGCCCCGGACATGGGCACCGGCCCCCAGACCATGGCCTGGATACTCGACGAGTACTCCAAGTTCCACGGCTACTCCCCCGCGGTCGTCACTGGGAAGCCCATCGACCTCGGGGGATCCCTGGGGAGGGACGCCGCCACCGGGCGCGGCGTCCTCTTCGCCACCGAAGCCCTGCTCAACGACCACGGCCAGAGCATCGCTGGCCAGAAGGTCGTGGTGCAGGGCTTCGGCAATGTGGGGTCGTGGGCCGCTCAGCTCATAAGCCAGCGAGGCGGGATCGTCGTTGCCGTGAGCGACATCACCGGAGCGATCAAAAACAGCAAGGGGCTCGACGTGGCCAGTCTGGTCAAACACGTGGCGGAGCATCGCGGTGTGAAGGGATTCAGCGGCGGCGATGAGATACATCCGGATTCAATCTTGACAGAGGATTGCGACATTCTGATCCCGGCGGCGTTGGGGGGAGTGATAAACAAGGAGAATGCGAGGGAGATAAAAGCCAAGTTTATAATAGAGGCGGCGAATCACCCGACGGATCCGGAGGCGGACGAGATACTGGCGAAGAAGGGAGTGATAGTGCTGCCGGATATATACTCGAACTCGGGGGGAGTGACGGTGAGCTACTTTGAGTGGGTGCAGAACATACAGGGATTCATGTGGGATGAGGAGAAAGTGAACGCGGAGTTGAAAACGTACATGAACAGGGGATTTAAGGATGTGAAGGAGATGTGCAAGACTCATAGCTGCGACCTTAGAATGGGGGCATTCAGCTTGGGAGTCAACCGAGTTGCAAGAGCCACGCTCCTCAGAGGATGGGAAGCCTGA
- the LOC125208298 gene encoding patatin-like protein 3, translating into MAAVYPNMLQDKLTNEIFSILENKFLFGSTNTLTNNDNGKVRILSMDAGDAILAANALVHLQSILRAKSGNPAAHIADFFDVVAGSGAGGVLAALLFTRGKDGAPLMTADQSLTFLLDHHRTLTPRRRRQLFGRRSASKLLKKVFGELTLKDTLRKGVLIPCYDLKSGAPFLFSRADALEMDGCDFRIAGLCEATLADAAVELRSVDGRSRIAAVGGRVGMSNPTAAAITHVLNNKHEFPLCASIRDILVVSLGGAADVAAQGFSEMVDQAVAMAFGEERRSNYVRIQGVVNGEKKRAVAERILGEKNVESVLFKGKKMVEATNMERMEMLGGELIKEQERRKNAILPTVLLTSPRSSSASTLSSN; encoded by the coding sequence ATGGCAGCGGTTTACCCAAACATGCTCCAAGACAAGCTCACCAACGAAATATTCTCCATTCTGGAGAACAAATTCCTCTTCGGCAGCACCAACACTTTGACTAACAACGACAACGGAAAGGTGAGGATCCTGAGCATGGACGCGGGCGACGCTATCCTGGCCGCGAACGCCCTCGTCCATCTCCAGTCCATCCTCCGTGCCAAATCCGGCAACCCCGCCGCCCACATTGCCGACTTCTTCGACGTGGTGGCGGGGTCCGGCGCGGGGGGAGTCCTGGCGGCGCTCCTCTTCACCCGCGGCAAGGACGGCGCCCCCCTCATGACGGCCGACCAGTCCCTCACCTTCCTCCTCGACCACCACCGCACCTTAAccccccgccgccgccgccagcTGTTCGGGCGGAGGAGCGCCTCCAAGCTGCTGAAGAAGGTGTTCGGCGAATTGACGCTCAAGGACACGCTGAGGAAAGGGGTGCTGATCCCCTGCTACGACCTGAAGAGCGGGGCGCCGTTCCTGTTCTCGCGCGCGGACGCGCTGGAGATGGACGGCTGCGATTTCCGGATCGCGGGGCTGTGCGAGGCCACGCTGGCAGACGCGGCGGTGGAGCTGAGGTCGGTGGACGGGAGGAGCAGGATTGCGGCGGTTGGGGGGAGGGTCGGGATGAGCAATccgacggcggcggcgatcACGCACGTGCTCAACAACAAGCACGAGTTCCCGCTGTGCGCCTCCATCCGGGATATCCTCGTGGTGTCGCTGGGAGGGGCAGCTGACGTGGCGGCGCAGGGGTTTTCGGAGATGGTGGATCAGGCGGTGGCGATGGCGTTTGGGGAGGAGAGGAGGAGTAATTATGTGAGGATTCAGGGGGTGGTGAATGGGGAGAAGAAGAGGGCGGTGGCGGAGAGGATTTTGGGGGAGAAGAATGTGGAGTCGGTGTTGTTTAAAGGGAAGAAAATGGTGGAGGCGACGAATATGGAGAGGATGGAGATGTTGGGAGGGGAGCTGATTAAAGAGCAGGAGAGGAGGAAGAATGCTATTTTGCCGACGGTGCTGCTCACTTCGCCAAGATCTTCATCGGCTTCTACACTCTCATCCaattag